The Commensalibacter nepenthis genome has a window encoding:
- a CDS encoding class I SAM-dependent methyltransferase: MTNSQAIRLDHFMAAANTAYYRRKNPFADFITAPEISQMFGELIAAWVIAVIHSMPTHTAITLVEAGPGQGTLMADMLRVIRQAAPDIYQNCSIIFVETSERLRQIQKQAIAGHTNLSISWYDTIDSIPSQPIILIANEFLDALPIRQFVKLNAHEWAEHYVQDGQLVQKPIEILPHAPIFDRPVKEGEIVEVCEVGQDIIKNLATRICKNGGAALFIDYGYASAVWGDTLQAIAGGVNVSPLINPGEADLTAHIDFLALKEIVIATGAQAYGIQTQGEFLKQLGLLVRARMLAVHATELEQKHIAEAVYRLIDPSAMGDLFKVMAIMHPDLPVPPAFELNKEEK, translated from the coding sequence ATGACTAACAGTCAAGCGATCAGGTTGGATCATTTTATGGCGGCGGCAAACACTGCCTATTATAGACGAAAAAACCCTTTTGCTGATTTTATAACAGCACCAGAAATTTCTCAAATGTTTGGTGAATTAATCGCAGCTTGGGTGATTGCGGTTATTCATTCTATGCCAACCCATACAGCCATTACCTTGGTAGAGGCTGGACCAGGTCAAGGCACACTAATGGCGGATATGTTACGTGTTATTCGCCAAGCCGCTCCAGATATTTATCAAAATTGCTCTATTATTTTTGTAGAAACTTCTGAACGTTTACGGCAAATACAAAAGCAAGCTATTGCTGGTCATACAAATTTGTCAATAAGTTGGTATGATACGATTGATTCTATTCCCTCTCAGCCCATTATTTTGATTGCCAATGAGTTTTTGGATGCTTTACCCATTCGTCAATTTGTTAAACTCAATGCGCATGAATGGGCAGAACATTATGTTCAGGATGGGCAGTTAGTACAAAAACCTATTGAAATATTACCTCATGCACCAATTTTTGATCGTCCCGTGAAAGAAGGTGAAATTGTTGAGGTTTGTGAAGTTGGGCAAGATATTATAAAGAATCTTGCGACAAGAATATGCAAAAACGGTGGGGCTGCTCTGTTTATTGATTATGGATATGCAAGTGCTGTGTGGGGTGATACGTTACAAGCTATTGCTGGAGGGGTGAATGTTTCGCCTTTGATTAATCCAGGCGAGGCAGATTTAACGGCTCATATTGATTTTTTAGCATTAAAAGAAATTGTGATAGCAACAGGCGCGCAGGCTTATGGTATTCAAACCCAAGGTGAATTTTTAAAACAACTAGGGTTGCTTGTGAGAGCCAGAATGTTAGCAGTACACGCTACGGAACTAGAACAAAAACATATTGCAGAGGCTGTTTATCGTTTAATAGATCCCAGCGCAATGGGGGATTTATTCAAAGTCATGGCAATTATGCATCCTGACTTACCTGTACCTCCTGCGTTTGAATTGAATAAGGAAGAAAAATAA
- the rfaD gene encoding ADP-glyceromanno-heptose 6-epimerase: MIIITGATGFIGSCLQAKLYALKEETVIVDWLGNQGKWRNIAKHAPDNVIAPENLDDFLDVAEKVTAVVHLGAISETTARDGDLVWQTNVDLSMKLWKWCAQHQVRFIYASSAATYGGANKASEFSDNHSIVHQLKPLNLYGWSKQVFDMHVLKMVRTHQPCPPQWVGLKFFNVYGPNEYHKDKMISVVKVKFDDIAQGNAPKLFKSDQAHLADGGQARDFIWVGDVVDMILWFIENPTAISGIYNCGTGQARTYLDLAYAVCSAMNVDKKVDFIEMPDALKGQYQYFTQANMDKIRKAGYTKPFTSLEDGIGHYIHDYLLKSDSYL; encoded by the coding sequence ATGATCATTATCACTGGTGCGACTGGCTTTATTGGTTCTTGCTTACAAGCAAAACTTTACGCGTTAAAAGAAGAAACAGTTATCGTTGATTGGTTAGGGAATCAAGGAAAATGGCGTAATATTGCCAAACATGCTCCAGATAACGTTATTGCACCAGAGAATCTGGATGATTTCTTGGATGTTGCAGAAAAGGTGACAGCCGTGGTGCATTTGGGTGCGATTAGTGAAACGACTGCCCGTGATGGGGACTTAGTCTGGCAAACCAATGTTGATTTATCGATGAAATTATGGAAATGGTGCGCGCAACATCAGGTTAGATTTATTTATGCGTCCTCTGCTGCGACCTATGGCGGGGCGAATAAAGCATCTGAATTTAGTGATAATCACAGTATTGTGCATCAATTAAAGCCATTGAATTTATATGGTTGGTCTAAGCAAGTGTTCGATATGCACGTATTGAAAATGGTCAGAACCCATCAACCTTGCCCTCCACAATGGGTGGGATTGAAATTCTTTAATGTTTATGGACCAAATGAATATCACAAAGACAAAATGATCTCAGTCGTCAAAGTAAAATTTGACGATATTGCCCAAGGGAATGCCCCAAAACTCTTTAAATCAGATCAAGCTCACTTGGCGGATGGCGGTCAAGCCCGAGATTTTATTTGGGTTGGGGATGTGGTTGATATGATCTTGTGGTTTATAGAGAATCCTACGGCGATTAGTGGTATTTATAATTGCGGAACAGGACAAGCCAGAACCTATCTAGATTTGGCATATGCTGTGTGTAGTGCGATGAATGTCGATAAAAAGGTTGATTTCATTGAAATGCCTGATGCTTTAAAGGGGCAATATCAATATTTTACCCAAGCCAACATGGATAAAATAAGAAAGGCTGGATATACGAAACCATTCACATCACTAGAAGATGGAATAGGGCACTATATTCATGACTACTTGCTTAAATCAGATTCTTACCTGTAA
- a CDS encoding tRNA-binding protein, whose product MDLIEWADFEKIVMVAGTIIKVEEFPEARRPAYKIWVDFGAYGERKTSAQIVSLYTKEELIGKQIIGVINFPEKQIGPFRSQFLLTGFETDQGVVISTIERPVPNGTKIS is encoded by the coding sequence ATGGATCTTATAGAATGGGCAGATTTTGAAAAGATCGTGATGGTTGCTGGCACGATTATCAAAGTTGAAGAATTTCCAGAGGCTCGGAGACCTGCGTATAAAATATGGGTAGATTTCGGAGCTTATGGAGAGCGCAAAACCAGTGCTCAAATCGTCAGTCTTTATACAAAAGAAGAATTAATCGGCAAACAAATTATCGGTGTCATTAATTTTCCAGAAAAACAAATCGGTCCTTTTCGATCACAATTTTTACTGACAGGATTTGAAACAGACCAAGGGGTCGTCATTTCGACGATTGAACGCCCAGTTCCAAATGGGACAAAAATCTCTTAA
- the lgt gene encoding prolipoprotein diacylglyceryl transferase has translation MFGPLYYPNLNPVMLQIGPLSIRWYAMAYITALICGWLLVRRLVRKDPIVATKEQVDDFLTWATLGVILGGRLGYCLFYQPGYYLPHPLEIFKVWHGGMSFHGGALGVIIALILFTRKYKLSFLGFSDRVTTVVPLGLGLGRFANFINHELVGRVAPDWLPWRMFYPNVVGARHPSELYECLLEGVVLFIIMMILAYRKSIREHAGLLSGIFLLGYAIARSFCELFREPDDFLGFIVGGITMGQILCIPMVIAGSFFIWQSFRLPKLKGLIVEK, from the coding sequence ATGTTTGGTCCATTGTATTATCCTAACCTTAATCCTGTGATGTTACAGATTGGTCCATTATCCATTCGTTGGTATGCAATGGCATATATCACGGCATTGATTTGTGGATGGTTATTGGTTCGTCGTTTGGTCAGAAAAGATCCGATCGTTGCAACCAAAGAGCAAGTGGACGATTTTCTTACATGGGCAACCCTTGGGGTTATTCTTGGGGGGAGATTGGGATATTGCCTCTTTTATCAACCTGGATATTACTTGCCACATCCTCTAGAGATTTTTAAAGTTTGGCATGGGGGGATGTCTTTCCACGGTGGGGCGTTGGGTGTTATTATTGCGCTGATTTTATTTACACGTAAATATAAGTTAAGTTTTCTTGGTTTTTCTGATCGCGTTACCACAGTCGTCCCGTTAGGTCTTGGATTAGGGCGTTTTGCTAATTTCATTAATCATGAATTGGTTGGACGAGTAGCCCCTGATTGGTTACCATGGCGTATGTTTTATCCGAATGTAGTGGGTGCCAGACATCCTTCTGAACTCTATGAATGTCTTTTAGAAGGGGTTGTGTTATTTATCATTATGATGATTTTAGCATATCGTAAATCTATTCGTGAACATGCAGGATTATTGTCTGGTATCTTTTTATTAGGCTATGCAATTGCACGAAGTTTTTGTGAATTATTTCGTGAGCCAGATGACTTCCTTGGGTTTATCGTTGGTGGTATTACAATGGGTCAGATTTTATGTATACCGATGGTTATCGCTGGATCATTCTTTATTTGGCAATCTTTTCGTCTTCCAAAGCTTAAAGGGTTAATTGTCGAGAAATGA
- a CDS encoding accessory factor UbiK family protein — protein MSDPKKIFGDASKAAGSAFSVFGGIKEEISGIVKGRVDEILSTLHLVRREEFEIMTEIASRTRSAQEQLEEQVAKLEERLAELENKNK, from the coding sequence ATGTCTGATCCTAAAAAAATATTTGGCGATGCGTCAAAAGCAGCTGGCAGTGCTTTTTCTGTATTTGGCGGCATCAAAGAAGAAATCTCCGGGATTGTCAAAGGGCGTGTTGATGAAATTTTATCTACGCTACATCTTGTACGTCGTGAAGAATTTGAAATTATGACAGAGATTGCCAGCCGTACTCGTTCTGCTCAAGAACAATTAGAAGAGCAAGTTGCAAAATTAGAAGAACGCCTTGCGGAACTCGAAAACAAAAACAAGTAA
- the pgeF gene encoding peptidoglycan editing factor PgeF: MSAELLVIRHSLLKEKVRHGFFTRIGGVSQGGYASLNCGIKTEDNPEHITENRHRVAQNIGVSNEYLWGGMQVHSAKIMHVTKENCDRHEVDGGVTDDPDIAVSVLTADCGPVLFTTFDGRIVGAAHAGWRGAASGVLEETITQMEALGAKTNEIIAVVGPCIDGSRYEVKEDMKQQVLDQDVHAGVFFKHVTDDQYLFDLGHYCVDRLRRRRVAIAALMGRDTLGDETHFFSHRRRTLAGGGPLGHQISVIACNKRG, translated from the coding sequence ATGAGTGCTGAGCTTTTGGTTATTCGTCATTCTTTGCTGAAAGAGAAAGTTCGGCACGGTTTTTTTACACGTATTGGGGGCGTTTCCCAAGGGGGCTATGCGTCTTTGAATTGTGGTATTAAAACTGAAGATAACCCTGAACATATTACTGAAAATAGACATCGTGTTGCTCAGAATATAGGGGTCTCTAATGAATATTTATGGGGTGGTATGCAGGTCCATAGTGCCAAAATCATGCATGTAACCAAAGAAAACTGCGATCGTCACGAAGTTGATGGGGGTGTTACGGATGATCCAGACATAGCGGTCAGCGTTTTGACGGCTGATTGTGGACCTGTGTTATTTACGACATTTGATGGGCGTATTGTTGGGGCTGCACATGCAGGATGGCGCGGTGCTGCCAGTGGTGTTTTGGAAGAAACCATCACACAGATGGAAGCGTTAGGCGCCAAAACAAACGAGATTATTGCTGTAGTAGGACCTTGTATTGATGGGTCTCGTTATGAAGTCAAAGAAGACATGAAACAGCAGGTTTTAGATCAAGATGTTCATGCAGGTGTCTTTTTCAAACATGTGACTGATGACCAATATCTTTTTGATTTGGGTCATTATTGTGTGGATCGGTTAAGAAGAAGACGTGTCGCTATTGCTGCGTTGATGGGCAGAGATACGTTGGGCGATGAAACGCATTTTTTCAGTCACCGCCGTCGGACACTTGCTGGAGGAGGACCTTTGGGGCATCAGATTTCAGTGATTGCTTGTAATAAAAGGGGATAA
- the proC gene encoding pyrroline-5-carboxylate reductase codes for MANLSPILLIGCGHMGHAMLKGWLQKGLEASVIVHRHALDLPSPHQHVQSIADIPKEFKPKAIILAMKPAQATEIIPSLAPWTKEAVILSVLGGRDLTWLKNQFGDQQPVVRVMPNTPSELRLGMTSVVAGSTVTQEQKQLTDDLLHAVGEVAWLDSEKDMDVATAIAGCGPAYIFLLAELLQKVGEEKGLSTKLARLLARQTVIGSAALLGHSSQESEALRKAVATPGGITERAINVLIDSKAWPDSLSKAIQAAADRSKEMAS; via the coding sequence ATGGCAAATTTATCCCCTATTCTCTTAATTGGTTGCGGTCACATGGGACATGCAATGTTAAAAGGATGGTTACAAAAGGGACTAGAGGCTTCTGTCATTGTTCATCGTCATGCGCTTGATTTACCTTCCCCTCATCAACATGTGCAATCTATTGCAGACATTCCGAAAGAGTTCAAACCAAAAGCTATTATTTTGGCAATGAAGCCTGCTCAAGCCACAGAAATCATCCCTTCTTTGGCTCCTTGGACAAAAGAGGCTGTTATTTTATCTGTTCTGGGTGGACGTGACCTTACATGGTTAAAGAATCAATTCGGAGATCAACAACCTGTTGTTCGCGTTATGCCCAATACACCATCAGAACTTAGGCTGGGCATGACCTCTGTTGTTGCTGGCTCCACAGTAACCCAAGAACAAAAACAACTGACTGATGATTTATTACATGCAGTTGGTGAGGTCGCTTGGCTGGATTCAGAAAAAGACATGGATGTTGCAACTGCGATTGCGGGCTGTGGTCCTGCTTATATTTTCTTATTGGCTGAATTATTACAAAAAGTTGGCGAAGAAAAAGGACTTTCAACAAAATTAGCACGTTTATTGGCACGACAAACCGTCATTGGATCCGCAGCTTTACTTGGTCATTCTAGTCAAGAATCCGAAGCGCTTCGCAAAGCCGTCGCAACACCTGGTGGCATCACAGAGCGCGCTATCAACGTCTTAATCGATTCAAAAGCATGGCCAGATTCTTTATCCAAAGCCATTCAGGCTGCGGCTGATCGATCAAAAGAAATGGCTTCCTAG